The window GGGTTGGAACGTCTGCTTCAATTCACCGCGATGCTTGCGGAACCACGATGCGACGACGGCCACACTGTGTGGTTGATCGACTCGCACACGTTGATGCCGCGACCCCAGCAAGGACTGCCACTTCTTTAGCGTCGGCCGTAGAAGCTGGTATTGGTCCCGGTCCTTGGGAGCAGAAGCGACATCAATGATCTCACCACTTCGAACCAAATACCAAATTGAACAAGCGTCGTATCCCGTCGCGGCATACACAAACGAAAAATCACGTCGGGCGTCCGCGAGGTGTCCCAACTTGCGTGAAGCGTATTGCAACGATTTGAGCGTGTCTCGAGCTCGGGATGCCAATTCGTATTGTTGATTCGCGGAAGCGGATTCCATCAATTCGCGGACGGCGACCAAGGGCTCGTCGTTGAAACCATCCAGAAAACTTTGCGCAGCGTTCACTCTTTGGACGTATTCGTCTCGGGAACACGCCGCCGCACACGGCCCCAAACAAGTTCCGATTTCCAGACGCAGACACCCCGGCCGCGGACTGAGCTCAAAGAGTGACAACTGGTCCTGGTACTGAAAGACAGTCTGCTGACTGCAGTCACGCAGCTGGAACGTTTTGTTCAGCGCGTCGACCACCGATCGCATTCTGTCGGCACCATAGAATGGTCCTTCGATGGCAACGCAATCGGTTGCCGGCGGTGAACTGGCCAGGAAGAACGTTTCCGCTGGCTTTCGTCCCAAGCACAAATAGACCGGACGATGCCGATGAGGAACGCCCTGAACATTGAACCGCGGTGTCCAACGTCGGATCAATTGCAGCTCTCGCAATTGAGCGGCGAAATCGCTGGGCTGGGTTTCCCACTGGATGGCTCTCGAGTTCTCGATGATACGACCGCCCTTTTCTTTGCGTGCGGCCTCACCGAAGTAACTCAGCAATCGGTGTCGCAACGACCGAC of the Rhodopirellula baltica SH 1 genome contains:
- a CDS encoding UvrB/UvrC motif-containing protein, with translation MDGGEIRMVTKRKGRKKRHSQPADLLNEMGGKVAETPEANPAEEASDRANDATQVGEAVAGYELASDSSGEPVADSSARQRPSGHLDHCPSGVRVPVPAISSHLIEGFGPDSLDPYGGRPGDMVGAGDRKGLRAKVRTLCPPVPGIYGMFDRHGELIYVGKSRSLRHRLLSYFGEAARKEKGGRIIENSRAIQWETQPSDFAAQLRELQLIRRWTPRFNVQGVPHRHRPVYLCLGRKPAETFFLASSPPATDCVAIEGPFYGADRMRSVVDALNKTFQLRDCSQQTVFQYQDQLSLFELSPRPGCLRLEIGTCLGPCAAACSRDEYVQRVNAAQSFLDGFNDEPLVAVRELMESASANQQYELASRARDTLKSLQYASRKLGHLADARRDFSFVYAATGYDACSIWYLVRSGEIIDVASAPKDRDQYQLLRPTLKKWQSLLGSRHQRVRVDQPHSVAVVASWFRKHRGELKQTFQPEGAGRRYHRLSHHRADAL